The Sorghum bicolor cultivar BTx623 chromosome 6, Sorghum_bicolor_NCBIv3, whole genome shotgun sequence genome contains the following window.
GCGAGGCCGGCCAGCTCGCTGGCGGGGCGACGCGTGTGgacgggagagagagagaggaggaggataGGGGGATGCTAGATCTGGGGACTTGAAACTATAATTTGAGAAGACATGAAAAATAGAGGTCCAAATAGGAGGTGAGTTGGAGTGGATTTTTTTAGACCAAGTCCCTAGATTTAGATTAGAGACCTGTTTAGGAGGTCAGGAGGTGGGTTGGAATTGCTCTTGTATGCCAACGAATCAACCATACACAACGGTCTCATTTTCCCGCGCGGCCGCGTCACACAACCGCATCCGCGCTGCCGAGAAGACGCCAGACAGCACAGTGGCTTCCCCcggtccgccgccgccggcgacgtcTGGGCTCCGGGGAGGTCCGCTCCGCCACAACAACGAGAGACCGCATCGCGCAACGGGGGCCGACTCGAGATGGTCGGACACGAAACTTGAAACAGATGCCCCCGCTGGAATACCGGGCGAAACCTCCCCGCGCGCGCCGCATTGCACGGCCGCCCCCGGCCTGCGCGACGCAGCCACACACGCAGACCCCCATCCCATTCGGATAGGCCCCGCACCGCACCGGGCAGGCGCgctcccgcccgcccgcccgccccgaGCCCGACCGGCGAAGAACACCCCGCGCGGTGGCGTGCGGTCGGAGCGGCGGAATCGAAGCCACCCCTCTGAAAAACATCCCTTTCTTCGCCTCTCGCACCGCATCGCGTCTCCGATCATCGCCCCCCGCGCCGGTTACCCCATCTTCCTTGCGTGCCGCTGCCGCCTCCACTTCCTCAGTTCCTCCCTCCCACTCACTCGATTCCCGATCCCAAACAGTGGCGCACGGGCACGGCGCGAGCGCAGCTAACCGATGCCCACTTTTTCTATTCGATTGCGTGCCGCTTTACAGCCATGCCTTGCAGCAGGTAGGAGAAGCCTATAATAGTTGAAAGAAGCATCCAATCATCCACCGAACTGAtcgaagggggagaagaaaaaaaagggggacAATCGGACGATGGAGGCGTGCTGCTGCTCGTCCTCGTCGGCGCCGTCGGCGTCCATCCTCGCCGCCGCGCCGGACGCGGcggccctccgccgccgccgcatctCCGCGGGGGCGGGCGGTGGGtggacgccggcgccggcgcgcccGCTCCGCGCGTCCGCTGCGATGCTGGCCACCACCGCGGTCCCGCGGCGAAGGCGCGGGCCGGGCGTCGTCAGGGCGGTGTTCGAGCGGTTCACAGAGCGGGCGGTGAAGGCGGTGGTGTTCTCGCAGCGGGAGGCGCGCGGGATGGGGGACGAGACCGTCGCGCCGCACCACCTGCTGCTGGGCCTCGTCGCCGAGGACCGCACCCTCGTGGGGTTCCTCGGCTCCGGCCTCCGCGTCGACCGCGCGCGAGAGGCGTGCCGCGACGCCCTGGGTAAGCCCGGGCCCGCGCAGGCGGCCACCGGGATGGCCACGGACGTGCCATTCTCGTCCGCCAGCAAGCGCGTCTTCGAGGCTGCCGTCGAGTTCTCTAGGAATATGGGTTGCAACTTCATCTCGCCGGAGCACATTGCTCTTGGCCTCTTCGACCTGGACGATCCCACCACCAACAGAATCCTCAAGAGGTTGGTGGTGATCTATTGATCTTGTGTTCCATACTCCTATCCATTAAGAAACTCTGCTATTTTCCATGGTTTTTGGTCAAATGGTATATGTATCATAATAATATGGCTAATTAGCAACAAGACACCGACCTTTTCAGTGCCTAATAACTTAATAAGTAAGCAAACAACCTCCTTTGGAGTGTGACAACAAATGCATTTAGTTACTTACAACTAGAGCAATCAGGTAATAACCTCTACAGACAACAAGCGACATAGCAAATTCAGCAGTCTGGCAGGTCTAAATGTAACAGCTACCAACCAGTAGCAGCGGCAAAATGCAGTTGATGATCAGACTTTCGAAAGAAACTTGTGTTCATTGTAGAGAAAAGTAGACAAAAATTCCCCGTTTTGCTTTTCATTATTACTGTGATTTACTGCTCCACTGCATCCGTTGTAGCTTAGGAGCAGATCCAAGTCAGCTAGCAAAGCAAGCACTTAACCGAGTCCAAGGAGAGCTTGCCAAAGATGGCAGGGAGCCTGTGGGATTATCTTCTTTCAAAGTACGTGAGAAGTCTGCCGCAGGAGCTGGCAAGTCTGCAATTGTCAAATATTCAAATAAAAAGAAAGGTCACAGGTTGAGCTGCTTTATTGGAGTTTATTCCACTATTCTTGAGGATAGAGCTCATTGTATGAATCGACTTGTTTTACTTGTCATTTCAGAGAAGAGTGCACTAGCTCAATTTTGTGTGGATTTGACCATGCGAGCAAGTGGAGGATTAATTGATCCTGTTATTGGTCGCAAGGAGGAGATCGGAAGAGTAGTTCAGATTATATGCCGGCGAACAAAGAACAATCCAATTCTGTTGGGTGAAGCAGGTGTTGGTAAAACAGCTATTGCTGAGGGCTTGGCTCTTAAAATTGCTGATGGAGATGTTCCTATTTTCCTTGTGGTAAGATCCAGTGATGGATAACCAGAATCCCAGTCATGTTGTGAAGTATTGAGCAACAACTGCGGTTAGTTGTCACTACTCACCTACATTATTTTACAGGGAAAACGTATATTATCATTGGATGTTGCTCTACTTATGGCTGGTGCCAAAGAAAGGGGTGAACTGGAAGCCAGGATTACTAGTTTACTTCGTGAAGTGCGCAAAGCAGGTCTTCTGGCTTTTCAATATAAATCACTGGATGTtgaattttttttcttgatATACAATCTGTAATTTGCTCCCGAATTTCATGTAGGTGATGTTATGCTATTCATCGATGAGGTCCATACTCTTATTGGATCTGGAATTGCTGGAAGAGGAAGTAAAGGAGCTGGCCTTGATATTGCCAATTTGCTGAAGCCTGCACTCGCTAGAGGTGAATTGCAGGTATTGACTTCACAATATCCAGCTTACTCTATGTTTCCCTTCATGCTTTGCACTTAATGCACGATACTTCCCATATTGACAATATTGATTCATGCGCTGCATCATTTTACTTGGTGTCTAGATGTGTGGGTTGTTATATTGCCCTGATTTTTACCTAAACAATATGTTATATGATTTTGTTAGCTGcattctccaaacagactgtaTCATTCACTATTTGTACATTAGAGGATTTCCCTAGAATCATGTATTTTCTGTACTAGTGACCTATTAATTGCATAGCTTATTGGCAATGAAGCTTTACTTTTTTGAGAGAGAGAATTTCAATGAGGAATTGTGAAGGACAGTTTGTGGTTAGAATAGTGGTTCTTGTATTTAGGGTACACATTCGGTTAGACTGAACCGACCAATTCAGTTCTTTGCTTTTCCTGAAATATCATGACCTAGAAAATCGCTCTTGGTTAACGAACTACCCAAACCATTGTCAACTCAGGTTCCCACAGGcaacaaaaaagaaagaaagcaagaaaaaaTCACATGCGCGCTGGCTAGCACAACTTGCTGGGCCGCTCCACCTGCCACTTGACTGCTGGCTGCCTGGGAGCCACCAGGACCCATTCACTGCCCGACCGTTGCGCTGCCTGCAGGATCTGCTCCACTGCTGCTGGCGGCTGGAGAGCAAACGGGGGCAGGATCCACTGCTGGCTCTTGATAGTTCGTGGCCACGCACCCACACAGATCCAAGCGGAGAGGGAGGATGCAAGGGTTGGAGAGCCGGACTGCCGGAGGGCGCGTGGCTGCACAGGGTAGAGAATAGAGGCTCTCTGTTGTTCGGCATTGGGACCAGGCAAGGTGGGTGCGGCACTTGCTGCCTGGGGGCTGGGGAAATGGGGATAGGGTGGGGATGTGGGAAGTTCTAGGGTTAGTATTGGGCTGGTTTCCTTACTGTGCTGATTTACTTATTGGGCCTCATttgctttttttatttttggcaaaTCGGTTACCAGAGGCTATGAACCGAATTACCTGGACAAAGTTCGGTTACCTGAAACTCAAAACCTAATTAGGGGCCAAAAATTTCGATTTCAGTCCTGGTAATTTGGTTCAATCTTTGGTCATTGGTTAATTATGCCCACCACTATTGTATTGCTCTTGTTATATTGTTTAGTGTTTGCTTTGTCACTTGAGTGAGATTCGATCTTTATGAAAGCCACATCTGCTTGAGGTAAAACAGGTTTTCCAATCTGTGATAGAATATTAAGTGTTTCATGAGCCACCCAGCTGCCTGAGATTTGTTTTTCTTTCCCCATGGTTATTCTTGTCTTTGGTCACAGTGCATTGCGTCGACAACTCTCGATGAACACCGTTTGCATTTTGAGAAGGATAAGGCTTTGGCCCGCAGATTCCAGCCAGTATTTGTCAATGAGCCTAGCCAGGTAGCTCAAATTTCTCTTCCAAAAGCCACTTGTTAGGGTTCGTGTCAATTTTCTGATATTAATTTTTTACATACTTCTACAGGAGGACGCTGTCAAGATATTGCTTGGTCTGCGTGAGAAATATGAGGCTTACCACAAATGCAAATACACTTTAGAAGGGATCAATGCAGCAGTTTACTTGTCAGCAAGATACATCCCTGACAGACATCTTCCTGATAAGGCTATTGATCTGATTGATGAAGCTGGCAGTAGAGCTCGGATGGAATCATTTAAAAGGAAGAAGGAAGAACAATGCTCTATTCTCTCCAAGTCACCAGATCAATACTGGCAAGAGATTAGAGCTGTTCAGAGTATGCATGAAGTGGTAATACAATGTTCATGGTAGAGCAGTTGCAACTTCCAAGTGTTTCATATACTGGTGGATGTTTATATTTCACTGTACATTGCATTTCAGGCACTGACTAACAGGTTGAAGTATTCTCTAGATGAGAATGAGAAAGAGGATGGTGTTAGTATTGAAGTCATAGGTGAAAACAAGATTGCTTCGCCATCGATGCCTCCAACTTCAGTTGATGAGTAGGTTCCCTCATGTAGTCAGTCATGCCTACAGATTAGGCTTCACACCCTGCCGAACCATATAACTTATGGTCACTCTTAACATGCAGACCTATTCTGGTTGATTCAGAAGAAATTGCAAGAGTCACATCATTGTGGTCAGGGATACCAGTCCAGAAGTTGACTGCAGATGATACAAAGATTCTAGTTGGACTAGACGATGAGCTTAGAAAGCGTGTCATAGGTCAAGACGATGCTGTTGTGGCCATATCTAGAGCTGTGAAGAGATCACGTGTTGGCCTGAATGATCCTGACAGACCTATTGCAACACTACTTTTCTGTGGTCCAACTGGAGTTGGAAAAACTGAACTCACAAAAGCACTAGCAGCGAGTTATTTTGGATCTGTGGGTTATGCCTTCCTTCTCACACCATTCTCTtgttatttatatatatgtattacATGTTGCATGGATCATGTTTTGAAAAAGATATTTCTTCCATTTACAGGAAGCAGCTATGGTTAGGTTAGATATGAGCGAATATATGGAGAGGCATACTGTCAGCAAGC
Protein-coding sequences here:
- the LOC8072070 gene encoding chaperone protein ClpD2, chloroplastic: MEACCCSSSSAPSASILAAAPDAAALRRRRISAGAGGGWTPAPARPLRASAAMLATTAVPRRRRGPGVVRAVFERFTERAVKAVVFSQREARGMGDETVAPHHLLLGLVAEDRTLVGFLGSGLRVDRAREACRDALGKPGPAQAATGMATDVPFSSASKRVFEAAVEFSRNMGCNFISPEHIALGLFDLDDPTTNRILKSLGADPSQLAKQALNRVQGELAKDGREPVGLSSFKVREKSAAGAGKSAIVKYSNKKKEKSALAQFCVDLTMRASGGLIDPVIGRKEEIGRVVQIICRRTKNNPILLGEAGVGKTAIAEGLALKIADGDVPIFLVGKRILSLDVALLMAGAKERGELEARITSLLREVRKAGDVMLFIDEVHTLIGSGIAGRGSKGAGLDIANLLKPALARGELQCIASTTLDEHRLHFEKDKALARRFQPVFVNEPSQEDAVKILLGLREKYEAYHKCKYTLEGINAAVYLSARYIPDRHLPDKAIDLIDEAGSRARMESFKRKKEEQCSILSKSPDQYWQEIRAVQSMHEVALTNRLKYSLDENEKEDGVSIEVIGENKIASPSMPPTSVDEPILVDSEEIARVTSLWSGIPVQKLTADDTKILVGLDDELRKRVIGQDDAVVAISRAVKRSRVGLNDPDRPIATLLFCGPTGVGKTELTKALAASYFGSEAAMVRLDMSEYMERHTVSKLIGSPPGYMGFGEGGTLTEAVRRKPFTVVLLDEIEKAHPDIFNILLQVFEDGHLTDSQGRRVSFKNTLIVMTSNVGSTSISSGRRSIGFSTQKDTEETTYAVMKSLVMEELKAFFRPELLNRLDEVVVFRPLEKTQMMAILNLILQEVKSRLLALGIGLEISDSMKNLISQQGYDRSYGARPLRRAVTQLVEDVISEAILFGQFKPGDTILMDTDATGKPCLSRLNDQTVQLSDPAPTM